In a genomic window of Thunnus thynnus chromosome 16, fThuThy2.1, whole genome shotgun sequence:
- the LOC137200233 gene encoding E3 ubiquitin-protein ligase TRIM21-like has translation MAAATSLLSEDQFLCSICLDVFTDPVSTPCGHNFCKNCITEHWNIAVQCQCPICKTLFYTKPELQVNIFISEMVDRFRQSAQQRASSSRSEQQAAKPGEVPCDVCTGTKLKAVKSCLVCLVSYCETHLEPHLTASGLKIHELIDPVENLEGRMCVNHNKLLELFCKDDQTCVCMVCTILDHKAHEVVPLKEEYEEKKAELEKTETEIQQMIQKRRLKIQEIKQTIKLSKENADQEIAEDVQAFTKLKESVEKYQARVITMIEEKQKRTEKQAEGFIKELEQEISELEKLTHSEDHFNLLQSFPSLSAAPPSKDWTEVRVRPLSYDGTVKTVVAQLVERLKKMFTYSELMWVQQYAVDVTLDPDTANPKLILSDDGKQVHHVDAKKNLPDNPERFSIGLCVLGKQTVSSGKIYFEVQVKGKPDWVSGVSRESINRKGLSAISCKNGYWTVCLTNENWYFALADTPVRLSLKSKPQKVGVFVDYEEGLVSFYDVNASALIYSYTGCSFNENLLPFFCPCSNQGGKNSTPLIISPVHHTE, from the coding sequence ATGGCTGCTGCCACTAGTCTGCTGTCCgaagatcagtttctgtgctccatctgtctggatgtgttcactgatccagtcagtacaccatgtggacacaacttctgcaaaaactgcatcactgaacACTGGAATATTGCTGTCCAATGCCAGTGTCCCATCTGTAAAACGCTTTTCTACACAAAACCTGAGCTGCAGGTCAACATTTTCATCTCTGAGATGGTTGATCGGTTCAGACAGTCAGCTCAACAGagagccagcagcagcagatcagagcaacaagctgccaaaccaggagaagttccctgtgacgtctgcactggaaccaaactgaaggctgtgaagtcctgtctggtgtgtctggtgtcctactgtgagactcacctggagcctcatctgACAGCATCAGGACTGAAAATACATGAGCTGATTGATCCTGTGGAGAACCTGGAGGGAAGAATGTGTGTGAACCACAATAAACTGCTGGAGTTGTTCTGCAAGGATGATCAGACATGTGTCTGTATGGTCTGCACTATTTTAGACCACAAAGCACATGAAGTTGTTCCTCTAAAAGAGgaatatgaagaaaagaagGCCGAGCTGGAgaagacagagactgagattcagcagatgatccagaagagaCGACTGAAGATTCAAGAGATCAAACAAACCATCAAGCTCAGCAAGGAAAATGCAGACCAAGAGATAGCAGAAGATGTTCAGGCCTTTACCAAACTGAAGGAGTCAGTTGAGAAATACCAGGCCAGAGTCATCACAATGATTGAAGAGAAGCAGAAaaggacagagaaacaggctgaaggattcatcaaagagctggagcaggaaatctctgagctgGAGAAGCTCACACACTCTGAAGACCACTTCAACCTCCTCCAAAGCTTCCCGTCCCTGAGCGCTGCTCCACCATCCAAAGACTGGACAGAAGTCAGAGTCCGTCCGCTGTCATATGATGGGACTGTGAAGACAGTTGTGGCTCAACTGGTGGAGAGACtgaagaaaatgttcacatacAGTGAGCTGATGTgggtccagcagtatgcagtggatgtgacacttgatcctgatacagcaAATCCAaaactcatcctgtctgatgatgggAAACAAGTCCATCATGTTGATGCAAAGAAGAATCTCCCAGACAACCCAGAAAGATTTTCTATTGGTCTCTGTGTCTTAGGGAAGCAAACTGTTTCTTCTGGAAAAAtttactttgaggttcaggttaaaggAAAGCCTGATTGGGTTTCAGGAGTTTCCAGAGAGTCAATCAACAGGAAGGGGCTATCTGCAATTAGCTGTAAGAATGGTTACTGGACTGTATGCTTGACGAATGAAAATTGGTACTTTGCTCTTGCTGATACTCCAGTTCGTCTCTCTCTGAAGTCAAAGCCTCAGAAGGTtggggtgtttgtggattatgaggagggtctggtctccttttatgatGTCAATGCTTCAGCTCTTATCTACTCGTATACTGGTTGCTCCTTCAATGAGAATCTCCTCCCATTCTTCTGTCCCTGTTCTAATCAGGGCGGTAAAAACTCCACCCCTTTGATCATCTCCCCTGTCCACCACACTGAGTAG
- the LOC137199677 gene encoding E3 ubiquitin-protein ligase TRIM21-like → MVDRFRQSAQQRANSSRSEQQAAKPGEVPCDVCTGTKLKAVKSCLVCLVSYCETHLEPHLTASGLKIHELIDPVENLEGRMCVNHNKLLELFCKDDQTCVCMVCTILDHKAHEVVPLKEEYEEKKAELEKTETEIQQMIQKRRLKIQEIKQSIKLSKENADKEIAEDVQAFTKLKESVEKYQARVITMIEEKQKRTEKQAEGFIKELEQEISELEKLTHSEDHFNLLQSLPSLNAAPPSKDWTEVRVRPLSYDGTVKTVVAQLVERLKKMFTYSELMWVQQYAVDVTLDPYTANPKLILSDDGKQVHHVDAKKNLPDNPERFSIGLCVLGKQTVSSGKMYFEVQVKGKPDWVSGVSRESINRKGLSAISCKNGYWTVCLKNENWCFALADTPVCLSLKSKPQKVGVFVDYEEGLVSFYDVNASALIYSYTGCSFNENLLPFFCPCSNQGGKNSTPLIISPVHHTE, encoded by the coding sequence ATGGTTGATCGGTTCAGACAGTCAGCTCAACAGAGagccaacagcagcagatcagagcaacaagctgccaaaccaggagaagtaccctgtgacgtctgtactggaaccaaactgaaggctgtgaagtcctgtctggtgtgtctggtgtcctactgtgagactcacctggagcctcatTTGACAGCATCAGGACTGAAAATACATGAGCTGATTGATCCTGTGGAGAACCTGGAGGGAAGAATGTGTGTGAACCACAATAAACTGCTGGAGTTGTTCTGCAAGGATGATCAGACATGTGTCTGTATGGTCTGCACTATTTTAGACCACAAAGCACATGAAGTTGTTCCTCTAAAAGAGgaatatgaagaaaagaagGCCGAGCTGGAgaagacagagactgagattcagcagatgatccagaagagaCGACTGAAGATTCAAGAGATCAAACAATCCATCAAGCTCAGCAAGGAAAATGCAGACAAAGAGATAGCAGAAGATGTTCAGGCCTTTACCAAACTGAAGGAGTCAGTTGAGAAATACCAGGCCAGAGTCATCACAATGATTGAAGAGAAGCAGAAaaggacagagaaacaggctgaaggattcatcaaagagctggagcaggaaatctctgagctgGAGAAGCTCACACACTCTGAAGACCACTTCAACCTCCTCCAAAGCCTCCCGTCCCTGAACGCTGCTCCACCATCCAAAGACTGGACAGAAGTCAGAGTCCGTCCGCTGTCATATGATGGGACTGTGAAGACAGTTGTGGCTCAACTGGTGGAGAGACtgaagaaaatgttcacatacAGTGAGCTGATGTgggtccagcagtatgcagtggatgtgacaCTTGATCCATATACAGCAAATCCAaaactcatcctgtctgatgatgggAAACAAGTCCATCATGTTGATGCAAAGAAGAATCTCCCAGACAACCCAGAAAGATTTTCTATTGGTCTCTGTGTCTTAGGGAAGCAAACTGTTTCTTCTGGAAAAATGtactttgaggttcaggttaaaggAAAGCCTGATTGGGTTTCAGGAGTTTCCAGAGAGTCAATCAACAGGAAGGGGCTATCTGCAATTAGCTGTAAGAATGGTTACTGGACTGTATGCTTGAAGAATGAAAATTGGTGCTTTGCTCTTGCTGATActccagtctgtctctctctgaagtcAAAGCCTCAGAAGGTtggggtgtttgtggattatgaggagggtctggtctccttttatgatGTCAATGCTTCAGCTCTTATCTACTCGTATACTGGCTGCTCCTTCAATGAGAATCTCCTCCCATTCTTCTGTCCCTGTTCTAATCAGGGCGGTAAAAACTCCACCCCTTTGATCATCTCCCCTGTCCACCACACTGAGTAG